The Glycine soja cultivar W05 chromosome 3, ASM419377v2, whole genome shotgun sequence genome window below encodes:
- the LOC114406916 gene encoding uncharacterized protein LOC114406916 isoform X2, translating to MAFSSFLGRVLFASVFILSAYQEFNSYGVDGGPAAKALRPKFDAFAHQVHSKVGFQLPDIDMKFLVAGAIALKGLGGILFILSSSFGAFLLLLHQVITTPILYDFYNYHSEDKEFIQLFIKFTQNMALFGALLFFIGMKNSIPRRQPKKKAAKTKTY from the exons ATGGCGTTCTCTTCTTTTCTCGGCAGAGTCCTCTTCGCCTCCGTTTTCATCCTCTCCGCTTACCAAGA ATTTAATTCTTATGGAGTTGATGGGGGACCCGCAGCAAAAGCACTCAGACCGAAGTTTGATGCCTTTGCACATCAAGTACATTCTAAAGTTGGCTTTCAACTTCCAGATATTGAT ATGAAATTTTTAGTGGCTGGGGCTATTGCTCTCAAGGGCCTTGGAGGGATTCTTTTCATACTCAGCAGCTCTTTTGGAGCTTTCCTTTTG CTTTTGCATCAAGTGATCACTACTCCAATACTGTATGATTTCTACAATTATCACAGCGAGGACAAAGAATTTATCCAACTTTTCATCAAATTTACTCAG AATATGGCTCTCTTCGGGGCATTGTTGTTTTTCATTGGGATGAAAAACTCTATTCCTAGAAGGCAACCCAAGAAGAAGGCtgccaaaacaaaaacatattag
- the LOC114406916 gene encoding uncharacterized protein LOC114406916 isoform X1, with the protein MLPFPHPFFNLSFARCFSFVLALTGKRKTSFLQAPRFPLSLNGVLFFSRQSPLRLRFHPLRLPRMKFLVAGAIALKGLGGILFILSSSFGAFLLLLHQVITTPILYDFYNYHSEDKEFIQLFIKFTQNMALFGALLFFIGMKNSIPRRQPKKKAAKTKTY; encoded by the exons ATGCTACCCTTCCCTCACCCTTTTTTCAATTTGAGCTTCGCTCGCTGTTTCTCTTTCGTTCTCGCTCTGACCGGGAAAAGAAAAACCAGCTTTCTTCAAGCACCTAGATTTCCTCTCTCTCTAAATGGCGTTCTCTTCTTTTCTCGGCAGAGTCCTCTTCGCCTCCGTTTTCATCCTCTCCGCTTACCAAGA ATGAAATTTTTAGTGGCTGGGGCTATTGCTCTCAAGGGCCTTGGAGGGATTCTTTTCATACTCAGCAGCTCTTTTGGAGCTTTCCTTTTG CTTTTGCATCAAGTGATCACTACTCCAATACTGTATGATTTCTACAATTATCACAGCGAGGACAAAGAATTTATCCAACTTTTCATCAAATTTACTCAG AATATGGCTCTCTTCGGGGCATTGTTGTTTTTCATTGGGATGAAAAACTCTATTCCTAGAAGGCAACCCAAGAAGAAGGCtgccaaaacaaaaacatattag